Within the Salvia hispanica cultivar TCC Black 2014 chromosome 4, UniMelb_Shisp_WGS_1.0, whole genome shotgun sequence genome, the region AGCTCTTCATGAAacttcttttgtttttatattgcAATAGacttaattttgcattaaaatatgattcaaTCATCAAATAAAGTCTATTGACTCATTGAGCATTAAATTTAGACTACTTTAAAACTTGAACGCTTAGAAATGATCCACTTTATTGACTAtgaacaataaaattatgcaGTCTGCATGCATTAAAATTGGAGGATCAATTAACCTATGttgtataatatattacaGACTCAGTAAAAACATGCATACtatatgcattaaaaatagagGAGATAGTACTAGTTTGCATATCCGGACAAAGGCATATTAACTAGAGAATACAATTCATAATAAGTTAATACAATAAAGGAACTTAAAAATGATAGATACAGataggggtgggaatacgggTATCCGTGgatacccgacccgaaaaaatcgggtacccaaacccgaaaatcatcaaaatgtCTATCCAAAATCCGCCCCGAAATATTTTCGGGTACTCCAATACCCGCCCCGGGTATCCATACCCGAcgtatcgggtacccaaatacccgactcTTTACAAGTGttattaactaataaaaaaattcaaattttatatattaaaataaatatagaaatatttaaattgactaatatctttaatgtttcatttattttaaagtatacgATTATATTTTTGGGGATTGATTATGCAAtatgtaagtaaaataataaaagttatgcATTTAATATAACTGTAGACGcaaccaataatataattcaaaagtcaaaataattaaataaaatatataaaccaCATGAGTTGGTTGTGCAATACGTAAAAGTCATTAAACAACTAAGCAAAATATAGAAGCATTCATTGTTAAACGcctaaacctaatttaaaaaatgcgtttaaataataaattggatattcgaGTAATACCCAGTACCTGTTCGGgttatccaatacccgatttatctcaaatttcaatacCCAATCCCATAcccaatcccataaaattggatattgggtatccaaaATCCTGCGggtatcgggtcgggtacgggtaaatccaatacccgatatccgtattcccacccctagATACAGAATACAATTTAAACGAAGGTAGTGAACGTGAGTTACCGAACTGGATTTTGTCAGAGGGAGGCGCCGCAGAATCGAAGTAATGATTGCGAGGTGAGAGTTTGGAGAGGTGTGACCTAGAGTAAAAGAGATTgacttatttatataagtttaGAGAAAGTTAACCTAATAAGTAATTACTAAATAAATTAGCCCTATTTCTTGAAGCCCAAAATGGCTAaacctaattttaaaaatgctttaaataataaattggatattcgggtaatacccgatatccattcgggttatccaatacccggtttttcttaaatttcaatactCAATCCCATAcccaatcccataaaattggatattcggTATCCAAAACCCGGCGGGTATCAGATCGGGTACGGGtaaatccaatacccgatatccgtattcccacccctacAGTCAATAGTTAAAACCACATAactcaaatttcaaaaaactTAACATTGTTGGAAATTTACTTATCATCGGATAATTCCCCGTCAATATTAACGAAAATGGGTATAACGTAATCCATAATAATATCACACCAACCATAccagtattaattatttacatgttgtattatactactccatttatCAAACCATACGTCCATACATCATACATAAACTATTCACTATCTCATTATTTACTTCTgaatttattcttattttatggagtacaagtaaattgatttatcaaattatcaaatagtactattaattaaatgattgtTTATGAGTTACTGACACCCTTAAAAGGTTTCATAAGAGGGAAGGATTATTCATTACTATACATATGAGATAAAATTATCACTAAATTAATGTGAGACAAATTTATAGATTTTAACACGCCCCGAACGTTTGGGTCAGAATGATACATCGGACATACATCGACTTGGATCTGATCtaataccatattagaaatgtgtcattcaccccttaaaaggcctcgtAAGAAGCGACGGTTATCTACTCTTATATAGATGAGATAAGAACATTACCAAGTCAATGTGGGAAAAAATTTAGAGATTTTAACACGTCCTCGTGTTGGAAATAGTGTAGCCTTTACACGGGAAACTCTTGTATTGTCTTCTTCAAGTCGAGCCTTTTTTCTTTTCGGGGGGAACACCTTTTTGGAATTCGAAGGGGCCCCCCCCCCACCTTcacttacataggtgattcTTTCATGAGATCCCATCGCATCCCCTTTGAATTTAAGaatctttaaaaaaacaaaacagcCTTTTCCCCGGGTTCAACACTCAATCTTTCTAAAGAatgggggaaaaaaattttgaGTGTTACAACGATTTGTATAGCTTTTTTTCCCCATTGAACCAACCCCATGGGATCTAAAATCGAGGGTTGGGTTACCATATACTATCTTTTAAGATGTGGTTTTCGTCCTTCCCTTTTTAGCAATTTATGCTTTGATCACGGTTTAAGCCTTTTGTTAATGGACCCGTTGTTTCCCCGACAACATAGTACTGGAAAACCCCACGGATCAACCCCACGGTTTTATGTCGGCGGTGGAATTTACCATTATAGAACCTTGTTTTTCTCCCTAGCGGCTTTTTTATCCATTGATCCTTTTTGTGGCACCTTTCTTCCACATGGAATACTTTGGAAATTTGAGCCATCGCTTCTTCCTGTTTTACCCAATCGATCTCGTTCCCATGGGGAGCGAGCAATCACGTCTTTTTCGCCGACCCCCACGCGCCCCCACGGAACCATCCCCGCGAAAATGAGTCTTTTGAATCGAAAACCCTTTTTGGGCGTCTTTGTCTTGGGGATATCTTGTGTAgtccaaaatcaataatattaaGTATCTCAAAATTTTAGAACTCTCCAATGttctttgttggtttttaATGGCTCAACTTGTTGTAAACAAGATCGTCTAGTCGGGGATAAACATCAAACTTCCTATAATTTCATTCTTTTGAGCAAGGGCTCACCTTTTCGTTTAGATGGACTTTGAGCCCCAAAGGGAGTCTTTTTGGTTTCAATAAACGAGTTGAATTTCTTAAGcattttctcaacataatGAGATTCGTTGGAAATTCCCTCATTAccctcaaaattttgattagaaTCACATTCCCCATGTTTTTTGTCGAATTTcttttcaacatttttttttgtctcatTAATAATGGCCTTTTTCCCCTtatcaacatatcatcaacTAAAGACACATAACAAAccgtttcattttttaatgtaaaaaacCTTATTCGTTGATAGTGAATCCTTTGTCAACATTACATTGTCAAACTTAAGTGGATTGAACGGCTTTTAATCCAAAAGAGACTTTCCAATTTGCTATTCCTTGGGGGGCACAAAACCCTTTAGATTCCATGTATATCTCTTTTTCAAATCACCATTTAGAACGGATTTTTTCATATCCATTTGGGAATCTCAAGATTGTCCCCAACAATGAAAGCAGGTAAAACCGTAAAGGGGAAGTATAAAAAAAGTCTcccttctttttttaaattttgaccACAAGGCGAGCTTTGTATTTGCCCAGCCATggggtttatattttttttgaatccCCATCTGGCCTTGCCCGGAAACTTCCCCGGTGTTATTTAGTGAGGATTCCTTTcacttttgaaaaaatttttcCCCCCGCCCCCGGGCCCAGCAGTCTTCGATAGTGATTTTGGTTTAAACCCAACTAAAAGTTTGAAGTAAAAAGTCTTACCTCTAACTCTTTTACAcgtcttttttaaatttgccCCGTCACTTTTGGAGAATTAGACCCAGGGTTTATCCTCTTCTTTCACAGAATGATCATCTTCTTGCAAAaacacttcccaaaaaatcaACTTTCCCTGCCCTCATTATTGTTCCTTactaaaaatttatccccGACTTATGAACTAAGGGACTCTGCCCATGATATCGATAAAGGGATTTTTTGGGGGCCCTTTGACTTGTTTTGGAGGGCCTTTTACCTTTTCAAAACACCCCCCACTTTGAGGTATGTATATAAAGGGTTTTTTTCCCCTTCCAATTCATAAGGAGTCATCCCTTTTTTGAGTGGAATCTTGTTGTTAAATTTTGCGGTTAGCAAACCCCCACATGTTCGGGGTAATCAAATTAATGAgcattcatcatctttttCGGTTGATTTTTGGCTCAACAACCCCTTTTTGGGGAGGAGAATATAGCCGTTTTTGGGTGAATTATCCCCATGACATATGCAAACGGCCACATATTCCCCCCCCCCATCCCGAACACACTTTtgcaaatttaaattgattttggcttcatttttgaagtctttatttgttctctttcttttaaaaagtaaatattaaaaacccTTTTCAATCATCAATGAAGTGATGAAATCTTTTTACCACCTCTagtttttcccaaaatttttaaaacacatatTCGTATGGATCAAATCGAGGTTTGGGCTCCTTTTGAGCGGAACAAATTGGTCATTTTTCTTAACCAAAAATTCCCTttctttttgaattaaattatcaactttttaaaacaattttaatctttttatagaTTTAGATTAACATTCCCCTCTTTTTTCCAAATAgcacttttaaaaaaagaaaagcattCATTATCAAATTTCCCACATGGAACATGTTTTCCTATACCTCGCACGTATGACCCAAAATGAAATGGAGAGAATTAACAAGGTAGAATTTAGGGGCGTATAAAATGTCTAAATTTTAttccacatcgacttggtgaaaATCTCATCTAAGTGGATAATCCTCCTTTTTATGAAACTTTTTAAAGAAGTGAGTAAcccatttttaatactataaatattgattcattgattaatatttttttgcatgATTGGATTAATATTTCTAGTACATTTGTTGCATGCTTCGATGGCCCGTTTCCAATTCCATATTGGCAAGAGAATCCATAAGGTAGAATTTAGTTGCCATAacttattaatataattattgatcTAGATTAAGTTACATACATAATACATTAAtcatggagtataatttttcaattcaaaCGAACCCGAACCGAggataaatttgtaattacaTATGAAAGGGGCAATTTCATCAGTAGGAACTGTGCCTCACAAACAGTTTAAAAAAGCCCATTTTGAATGGATCCAAGTTAcaatcaaacacaaaacaaatgGAAAAGCCCACACTTCATAATAAAAACTGTAGCCTGTAGGgactaaaaatagtagtaatacagCCAAACGAGAAGAGGGTTTATACTAGGGTTTACACGACCTGTTCTGCTCTCACTCAATACTCATTTCAATCATCAAGATTTGAGATAATGTGGGCGATTCGCAGAGCCTCCAATCAGCTCAGGTAAATCGCTTTTCCTCAAATCCTATCTATCCCCGTATTGATCGTCCGAATCCATTTTCGATTTGTGTTCTGTGTTCTGTGTTCTGTGTCTTCTTCCAGTCCACTGCCGCGTGTTCGATTTGCTTTCGGAATTTGGGAAATTTTCACTTCTCCTTTGCATTTTTCAGTGCTATAGGTATAGGTGGTTGTCTCATTCCCCTCCTGCctgtttgtttgattttcaGATTATTCTCTATAAACCATTTGTTAAACCTTGTTTTTGTTTGGGCTAAATTTTATGGAGCAtgttttaaattcaattagcTTTATTTCACATTCATCTGGTATGGCCTCCGTTTATTTTACTCACTTCAAATTGATTATTGTCATGATACTCTGTGTGTGTGGGTTGCAGGAACAAAGGATCACCTTCAAGGTCTGGTCAAATTTTCCGTGGGAAAACGGAGTTTGCAAGATCTTGTTCAGAGACTTCTAATGCTGCAATAGTTGCACCTCATGAAACAATAATTGATGGGTTGCTGCCCTGTATGAGGTATTATAGCAAGTCATCTGGTTTCCCAAAACCGAACAGGGGAGTCCGAACTTTTTCGTCGCAGGTTGATGCTAATGGAAATGGAGAGGACTTGGAGGATGGATTTTCGGAGCTGGAAACTCCACAGGACTCAGTTAAAGAAGACGAGAGTGATGATGGTTCAGGCTCTGGATCAGAGCTGTCTGAGGATGAACTGAACGAATTGGATACACCTGGTTCTGAAACTGATGGAAAAAAGGGTAAATTAAAAAGAGCTAAAGCTTCATCAGCGATGTGTAAGGCTATACTAGCTGCTCCAACCTCACCAGTAAGCAAGGTTTTGGAGAAATGGGTTGAAGATGGTAAGGAAGTAACCCAATCTGAGGCACAATCAGCAATGGATATTCTTCGTAAAAGGAAACTGTTTGTCAAGGCCTTGCAGGTAATATTTACATAGTCTGAATGATATTTAGATGGGcgctttttcttcttcttcaaagaaataacaatattataacgaaattgaaaataggtTACTAATAAGATTCATTGATGAGGGGTGTTCAGAAACTGAAGCTCAGAGGGCCAAGCTTCATTTTAACCATTTGCTGAGAAAAGAATTTTATCAATCTAATATCTTTATGAATGATCTTTCCCCCTGCATTCAGCTATAGAGAGAAAACTTACCTGAACTATCTAAATCTTCAGTAGTTCTAGGCTATCTAGTCTGTATTTATAAAGCTGTAGACATTTTCATTCTAGTGTACTTGgctttcaaaattttggttgAAACACTGACATctataataattttcattctttgCTCAGAAGTTGATTGGTTCTCTCAATCatcaaatattatgaaaaattggCTAAATAATCGAGCTTTACACTTTGTTCTTACATAGACATATTAAATTTCAACTTTATTGTTTGCATCAAATCATTATGATGTTCTCACTTATTATATCTTTATCTTTTGCAGTTGTCAGAGTGGTTGGAATCAAGCAAACATATTGAATTTATCGAGGCAAATTATGTTTCTCGTGTGGATCTAATTTCTAAAGTACAAGGCATATTTAAGGCAGAAAATTACGTTAAGCATCTTCCTGAATCTTTTAGAACTGAAACTGTTTACCGCACTCTGCTGGCCAATGCTGTGTCTGCCACAAACGTGAAGAAAGCTGAGGAGTtgttcaacaaaatcaaagatTTAGGACTTCCTGTTACGAGTTTCTCTTGCAACCAGCTGCTGCTTCTGTACAAGAGAGTTGATAAGAAGAAAATTGCTGATGTGCTTCTGCTAATGGAGAAGGAAAATGTTAAACCGACTGTTTTCACTTACCAGATATTGATTGATGTGAAGGGGCAGTCCAAGGACATTGATGGGATGGAACAAATAGTTGAGAC harbors:
- the LOC125222529 gene encoding pentatricopeptide repeat-containing protein At1g80270, mitochondrial-like, which translates into the protein MWAIRRASNQLRNKGSPSRSGQIFRGKTEFARSCSETSNAAIVAPHETIIDGLLPCMRYYSKSSGFPKPNRGVRTFSSQVDANGNGEDLEDGFSELETPQDSVKEDESDDGSGSGSELSEDELNELDTPGSETDGKKGKLKRAKASSAMCKAILAAPTSPVSKVLEKWVEDGKEVTQSEAQSAMDILRKRKLFVKALQLSEWLESSKHIEFIEANYVSRVDLISKVQGIFKAENYVKHLPESFRTETVYRTLLANAVSATNVKKAEELFNKIKDLGLPVTSFSCNQLLLLYKRVDKKKIADVLLLMEKENVKPTVFTYQILIDVKGQSKDIDGMEQIVETMKAEGLKPSSQIQTSLARYYATAGLEDKAEALLKEMEGDGLEKNRWTCHLMMPIYASLGKADEVERIWKFCQSDPWLEDCVSAIRAWGQLNKIEKAEEAFNKLVEKVKKPSTKHYTALLQVYSNHKMLTKGKELVNQMASDGIHLGPLIWDSLVKLYVGAGEVEKADSILVKAIKKKEGKPMFTSFLAIMDKYAERGDVHNTEKLFQMMKGAGYESRIRQYHSLLNAYVKAKKPAYGFRDRMKADNIFPSKALNSELRKLDALGKSLVDDLLE